The genomic window GCCGGCACCATGAGCGCGATGCTGAGCCCGTCGGGGGTGCGGGCGCCCCATCTGCCCCCGTGCTCGGCGTGCGGGTCGATGAACGAGCCCGCCACCATCGCGACGAGGACGCCCAGGGCGAGGGCCGCGTCCAGCGCGATGGGGTGCGCCGTCAGCCAGGTCCTGGCCCGCTGGAAGGTGCTCACGGATGTGTACCGTACGGGGTTTTTGCAGGTGGGGGAACGGGGGCTGACAGTACCCGGGGGTGCCGACGCCGCCGCCGGGCTCCGCCCCGGACCCCGCCCGGGGCTGCGCCCTCGCGGGAGAACTCGGGTGAGGGGGTCGTCGGGCGAGGCGGCCGAGTGGTCGCCGAGTGTGGCCGGTCGCGCGGTTCCCCGCAGCCCTGTCGCAGGGCGTGGGCCCCTCGACCCATCAGCCCGGGATCAGTCCGTCGTCGCTCAGCATCTCCCTGACCTCCTCCAGCGTCGCGTCCGGCGCGGGGAGGATCAGTTCCGACGGCTCCAGGGAGTCGTCGGGGAGGGGGGTGCCCAGTTCTCGGACCTTGTCCAGGAGGGCGTGGAGGGTGTGGCGGAAGCCCGGGCCGTCGCCGACCTCCATTTCCGCCAGGAGTACGTCGTCCAGCTTGTTCAACTCGGCGAAGTGGACATCGTCCAGCCTCACCTGCCCCTCCCCCATGATCCGTACGATCATGTCGCCCTCCTCAGGCGTGGGACCCGGATATCCGTGCCGATGGCGCGTGTCTACTGCTTGTCGAAGCGGGGGGTGTCCTGCTGCTGGGACTGCTGCTGGGAAGCCGGCTGGCCCGTGCCGCCCTCGATGGCCTGCTGCTGTGCGGACGAGCCGCCCGCCAGCTCCGCCTTCATGCGCTGGAGCTCCAGCTCGACGTCCGTACCGCCGGAGAGGCGGTCCAGCTCGGCCTGGATGTCGTCCTTGTGCATGCCGGACTGGTCGTCGAGGGCACCGGAGGCGAGGAGCTCGTCGATGGCGCCGGCGCGGGCCTGGAGCTGCGCGGTCTTGTCCTCGGCGCGCTGGATGGCGAGGCCGACGTCGCCCATCTCCTCGGAGATGCCGGAGAAGGCCTCACCGATACGGGTCTGGGCCTGGGCGGCGGTGTAGGTGGCCTTGATCGTCTCCTTCTTCGTACGGAAGGCGTCGACCTTGGCCTGCAGGCGCTGGGCGGCGAGCGTGAGCTTCTCCTCCTCGCCCTGGAGGGTGGAGTGCTGCGTCTCCAGGTCCGTCACCTGCTGCTGGAGCGCGGCGCGCCGGGAGAGCGCCTCGCGGGCCAGGTCCTCACGCCCCAGCGCGAGCGCCTTGCGGCCCTGGTCCTCCAGCTTCGAGGACTGGGACTGGAGCTGGTTGAGCTGGAGCTCCAGGCGCTTGCGGGAGGTGGCGACGTCCGCCACGCCCCGGCGCACCTTCTGGAGCAGCTCCAGCTGCTTCTGGTACGAGTAATCGAGGGTTTCGCGCGGGTCCTCGGCCCGGTCAAGGGCCTTGTTCGCCTTCGCGCGGAAGATCATCCCCATACGCTTCATGACACCGCTCATGGGCTTCGCGCGCCCCCTTCTGACGGACTCCAGCTCACAGGTTTGCAACAGAACCCACAGTACGGGCCCTGCCTCTATTACCGCACTGTTCGGGGGCTGATGCGCTCATCCCCAAGGACGACTGTGTACGGCACCGCTCCGGCGTAGGGAGTAGATGTCTCCCGGGGTCAGATACGGGCCGACCCCCGGAACACCTCAGCGCCCCCTACGGACGAACCGTCACCGCACCCCCCGCTTTTCCGGCTTTTCGGGTTTCCCCGGCCACCTTCGCCCCTGCTCTGTCTCCAGCACAGACGCCGGGTGTTGCCGGATCGTTCCCCACTCGGCTGGGGTCCATGCCCCGGCACCCCGTACCCTTGGGTTTTGTGTTCCGAAGCCGCGACAAGAGCGAGAAGGGGCCGGTGGCCGACAAGGCGCCGGTGACCGACTCCAAGCAGACCCGTGACCCGCAGGCCCCCAAGGGGCGGCCCACTCCCAAGCGGAGTGAGGCCCAGACCCAGCGCCGCAGCGTGGCCAACACGCCCACGACGCGCAAGGAGGCCGCCAAGCGCTCCCGCGACGAGCGCCGTGCCGTGCTGGAGAAGCAGCGCCAGGCGCTGGCGACCGGCGACGAGCGCTATCTGCCCGCGCGGGACAAGGGTCCGGTGCGCAAGTTCGCCCGTGACTTCGTGGACTCACGGTTCCACATCGCGGAGTTCTTCCTGCCGCTGGCCGTGATCATCCTCGTGCTGAGCATGGTGCGGGTGGCGTCGCTGCAGAACATCGCGCTGCTGCTGTGGCTCTTCGTGATCGTCCTGATCGTGGTCGACTCGATCAGTCTCGGCTTCCGTCTGAAGAAGCAGCTGAACGAGCGCTTCCCCGACGCGAGCAAGAAGGGCGCCGTGGCCTACGCCCTGATGCGCACCCTGCAGATGCGTCGCCTCCGGCTGCCGAAGCCGCAGGTCAAGCGCGGAGAGCGGCCCTGAGCACGACCACTTTCTCCGGCGGTGCCGCGGAGGCCTGGCTGAACCGGCTGGGCACACTGCGTGAGGTCGTACGACAGGAGCTGGTCTCCCGCCAGGTGGACGAGCAGATAGTCGGACGCTTCCCGGTCGGGCAGCGGCTCCGGGTGCTCGACGTGGGCATGGGCCAGGGCACGCAGGCGCTGCGGCTCGCACGGGCCGGGCACGCGGTGACCGGGATCGAACGCGAGGCGAGGCTGATCGCCGTGGCCCGGGAGGCGCTCGCCGCCGAGCCCGAGGGCATCCGGGGGCGGGTGCGGATCGTCGAGGGCGACGGGCATGACACGGGTGTGCACTTCCTGCCGGGCAGTTTCGACGTGGTGCTGTGTCACGGCGTGCT from Streptomyces sp. DSM 40750 includes these protein-coding regions:
- the pspAA gene encoding PspA-associated protein PspAA, whose product is MIVRIMGEGQVRLDDVHFAELNKLDDVLLAEMEVGDGPGFRHTLHALLDKVRELGTPLPDDSLEPSELILPAPDATLEEVREMLSDDGLIPG
- a CDS encoding PspA/IM30 family protein, with product MKRMGMIFRAKANKALDRAEDPRETLDYSYQKQLELLQKVRRGVADVATSRKRLELQLNQLQSQSSKLEDQGRKALALGREDLAREALSRRAALQQQVTDLETQHSTLQGEEEKLTLAAQRLQAKVDAFRTKKETIKATYTAAQAQTRIGEAFSGISEEMGDVGLAIQRAEDKTAQLQARAGAIDELLASGALDDQSGMHKDDIQAELDRLSGGTDVELELQRMKAELAGGSSAQQQAIEGGTGQPASQQQSQQQDTPRFDKQ
- a CDS encoding DUF3043 domain-containing protein — protein: MPRHPVPLGFVFRSRDKSEKGPVADKAPVTDSKQTRDPQAPKGRPTPKRSEAQTQRRSVANTPTTRKEAAKRSRDERRAVLEKQRQALATGDERYLPARDKGPVRKFARDFVDSRFHIAEFFLPLAVIILVLSMVRVASLQNIALLLWLFVIVLIVVDSISLGFRLKKQLNERFPDASKKGAVAYALMRTLQMRRLRLPKPQVKRGERP